One Phaseolus vulgaris cultivar G19833 chromosome 11, P. vulgaris v2.0, whole genome shotgun sequence genomic window carries:
- the LOC137819409 gene encoding uncharacterized protein, which translates to MFTSKEWQSSQCVKTRHGRLVENSVLNKGFWSNILNCLRGALPLIKVLRMVDSDEKPAMGFIYEEMDLAKEKIQSLFNGVSKSYTPLWEIIDQRWDNQLHRPLHAAGRYLNPILHYHPDFKVDYEVKRGMYECLERMGGDIDEITKIDAQIEGFKSKSGFLGSEIAQRALKKKLQHSGGNNMVMHFRNYKDLQLEFWV; encoded by the exons ATGTTTACATCTAAGGAGTGGCAATCTAGTCAGTGTGTAAAGACTAGACATGGAAGGCTTGTTGAAAATTCGGTATTGAATAAGGGATTCTGGtcaaatattttgaattgtttaagggGTGCTCTTCCCCTAATTAAGGTGTTGCGCATGGTGGATTCTGATGAAAAACCAGCCATGGGTTTTATTTATGAAGAGATGGACCTTGCTAAAGAGAAGATACAAAGTCTCTTCAATGGAGTTAGTAAAAG TTACACTCCACTTTGGGAAATCATTGATCAAAGATGGGACAACCAATTGCATAGGCCATTACATGCTGCAGGCCGTTATCTAAATCCCATTTTGCATTATCATCCGGATTTTAAAGTTGATTATGAGGTGAAACGGGGGATGTATGAATGTTTAGAGAGGATGGGAGGAGACATTGATGAGATAACTAAGATTGATGCCCAAATTGAGGGTTTCAAGAGCAAATCTGGATTTTTGGGTAGTGAAATAGCTCAACgtgcactaaaaaaaaaactccagcACAGTGGTGGGAACAATATGGTGATGCACTTCCGGAACTACAAAGATTTGCAGTTAGAGTTTTGGGTTTGA